Within the Solidesulfovibrio fructosivorans JJ] genome, the region ATGGGCGTCAGGAGCTGCGTGCCACAAAGCAGGCAGCCACCTGCGGGAGTGTCAGCGGTGGTCACAGCGTATTGTTCCTAGGGCCTCCTGTGGAGTGGGAAGACGCAGGCCGCAGAAGGCTTCGGTCGCTGCGCTGTCCAGGGCTACGTATCGTGGCCGATGTTCGGGTACGATGCCCGCCCGGGCCGCCGTGTCCGGCTCCACCAGGGCCATGTCGCATCCGGCGCGCGCGGCCAGCCACCGGGCCGCGTCCACATAGGAACATTGTTCGGCGGGACACAGGTGCCAAACCCCCGCCACGCCTTTCGCCGCCAGCCTGAGCGTGACATCCAGGAGGGCCGCAAGCGGTAACGGCGCGAGAAAGAGGTCCTCAAAGGCCCGCACGAGCTCTCCCCGGCGCCATTGCTCCAGCCAGCGGACAAAAAGCGGCATGTCCGGGAGAAGGACCTTGCCAAGCCGGAGGATAAGCGCCCCGGGAATCTGATCCTGGACAAGCCGTTCCACATCGCGTTTTTGCCGCCCGTATTCCGACAGAGGACAAGTGGGGGTTTGAGGGGTCGGCAGGACCGCGGTGCCGTCAAAGACCATGTTGGTGGAAAAAAGGATAGGACGATAGCCTGAGGCCGCCAGTGTCCGGACCAGGATCATGGTTTGGTCCACGTTGATGCGGCGGGAGGCTTCGGGGTTGGTCCGGCAAAATTCCAGAGAGGTCGCGCCGGCACAGACAAACGCGACCGCGTCCGGTCCCCCCTGTTCGCGTGGCTGCCACGCGAAGGTCTCCGCGGCCAGATCGAGGAAATCCTCCCCCTCTTGAAGGGGCCGCTCGCGTCGGGTCGTGACGCGACAGGGAACCTCGCACGCCCGCAACGCTGCGCCAATCGCCCGCCCGATCTGGCTGTCGCCGCCAATAATATATGCCCGGTCAAGCGTCATGACATGTCCCGCCACCTGTGTCCGGTGGCGCCTACGCGCTGCGCGAGGCGCTAAAAAATCTTTTGATCATCATCCCAAATGGAGCAGTTGCGGCACATGGGCACGGCGTCCCGGCGGCCGATGGCGTGTTTTTCCCGTATCGCGGCGTAGGCCTCGCCGTGCCAGATCTCTTCGATGGTGTTTTCGCCCACATTGCCAAGCAGATGGTTGGGGCGGTAGTCCAGGCAGCAAATACCGACGTCGCCATTGGTGCTGATGTTAAACGTGCTCCAGAGAATGGGGCAGGGCGCGCTGGTCTGGCTGGAAGATTCCACCGCCTCAGGCATTTGATTGCCCCAGTTGTGCATTTTTTTAGCGTAGACGCTGTCGTTTGGACCCACATGACGCCGCCAGTAGGCCAACCAGGTATCGATGTCTTCCTTGGTCAGGAGCGGGTGGGCCTCGGTGCGCACACGGACCGTACATGTGGGACGAATGGCGTCGCGCAGGCGCAGGAAGTTGTGGATATTGGCCACCACCACCGCATGCTTGAGTCCCACACGGATGGCCTCATATTTGGCCGCGTCCATACTGTTGAGGGTGATGTCGAGATCGTCAAGACCGGCTTCGAGGATGCGGCGGGCCGCGGTCTCGTCCAGCAGAGAGCCGTTGGTGCTAAAGATCACCCGGGGCACGCCAAGCTCCTTGAGCCGTTGGATGCGCTCCGGTAATTTTTTGTCCAACAACGGTTCACCGTTTATAAAAATCGCCACCTGGGTGATTTCCTGGCTGTGATGCCCAAGTTCCATGGCGATTTTTTCGAAAAGGGCGTCGCTTAAAAACGGCGTCGTTTTTTCGATGCCTTTGTTGGGACAGTGCACGCACTTGGCGTTGCAAAGCCGTGTTGTCTCCAGCATGAAGTACGGCGGGAAGGAAGGAAGAACGATTCCTGACATAGCCCAGCCGCTCCTTTTATTCAAAATAAATAAACGAGTAGTCGCCGGTATAGCCCGTCAGCTGCATCCACCACTCCCATTCGTGCGGCGCGAAAAAGCACTCTCCGGTCAGCACCCAGCACATGAGATTCACTTTTTCCTGCTCATTGCGGTAGGACTCGACCACCAGGTATTTGTCCTTGCGGCTAACGCGCTCCATTTCCTTTAACGCCTTATACAGATCGGGACAGAAGAGGTTGTGCAAGGTGTTAAGGGAAATCACGAGATCGAAGCTGTTATCCTCAAACGGCAGGCTGTTGGCGTCGGCCACCTGGAGGCAATCCCGGATTTCTTCCTTGGCCGTGTCCAAGGCGTACTGAGATATATCGATTCCGGCCACGTCCAGTCCGGGCACGGCCTGGGTCAGCTCATAGAGCAAAAACGCCTTGCCGCAGCCGACGTCGAGCACCCGGCTCCCCGCCTTGAGCCCGTAGTAAGCAGCAATATTTTCCGCCACGGATCGCCAGCGGCCGTCATAGCGGTAGCCGCCATAGCCAAAACGCCGATCGCCGTCCCAAAAGTCCTTGTCAAACCGCTTGGCCACGGTAATGGACTCCGCTTTGGGATATTCAGTCATGCGCTTCAGGTAATCACGCTTGGTGCTGGTATGCAAATCGGTCAGAAAATCTTTGTAGGGCATGGAAAACTCCTTGCGTCACCCGATAAAATTTACGTGCTGGGGATTGGATTTTAGGCAATAGTTGATGAAGGCGTTTTTTTCCTTGAACCAACAGGATGACGGGCACATGCGTCTTGGGGAATGACGGGAGAAAAGACGCTGTTTCTCCGGGCTGTTCCACAACTGGGCAAAGGTTTTGTCCTGAATGGTGCCGACTTTTCCAGCCGCGCTGTAGGCATTGGTGCAGCACATGTAGACATTTTGATCCACGGCCACGTGGCAGGACAGCTCTTTGAAGGGACAAAATTCGTCGAGCAAGGCTTCCTGAATCATGTTGGCCCTGGTCTCGATGGAATTGAAGACCAAAAAGTCTTCGGTTTCGAAATCCGTCTTCCCCTGTTTGGCCTGGGCATGGCCTTGGCGGCAGAGTTCCCGATAGCTCGGGTCGTCCACGTCAGCGACCAGCGATGAATAGCGAATGTTGTTGACGCCAAGCTGGCGGTAGAAACGGCACCCCTCGTAGACACTGTCGACGTTTTCCTGGAGGACCAACCAGGCAACCCCTACGATGGCGGGACCCTTGCGGGCCACCAACTCCTGGATGCCGGCGACGATCTCTCCAAATACGTGTTCGCCACAGGAATGTATCTTTGCGTGTGCAGCGGCGTTGGCGGCATCCATGCTGACCCGCACCCAGGCAATGTCGGAGAGAATGTCGCTATGGCGACGCAACATGCTGCCGTTGGTGATCAGTCCGATCTCCAGGCCGTATTCCTTTGCCGTGGTGATGATGGTGCGAAAATCCTGATGCAAGGTCGGCTCACCGGGACCGGCGAGCTGGAGGGCCTTGACACCCAGATCGCGGGCGCTGGCCAGCGTCTCGAGAATTTTGGCCGTAGGGACGGTCACGTTGAGAGGCGCGGTATGGAAGCCATGTGCCTGGCTGCGAAAGCAGCAATAGATGCAGTTCTGGTTGCAATGGGACGTCAGTTCCAGGTGCATCTGCAATGGGGGCGGCTGCCGGCCCTGGCGTAACATGTCCAGGCGGTCCTGGTGGTGGACGATCTTATAGGGACTGTATTCGTCAGAGATCATGACAGTTCTCCTTGCAAAAAAAGAGCCATATCCCACCACGAAGAAAATCGACGCCAATCATCCCCCGCGACCTCACCAAGCAGAATGCGCACCACGCCTTGCGGGAAGCCCGGATGCGTAAATATGCGGGGAAGGTCGTCAATAAAGTGGCTGCAACCCAGCGCCGCGATGCGGGCCACCTTGTCGGCGGCCGACGTTTCCAGAAACACCGCCTCGCGCGAAAGTACCGCCGGATCAAAAAATCCGTTGACTTCAAGCCAACGCAGCGCTGCCGCATGCAAATCATATTGGGGGCCGCGATGCGGGTGCCTGGTGCGGTGGCTGACCACGTGTACGGAGACGCCCTGGGCCGTAAGTGCCGCCAGGCAGTCCTTCGCCCCGGGAAAGGGTTTGGCCTGTGCCATGCCGGGACCATAGACCTCACCCTGTAACCGGGTCCAATCCTCTTCCCGGTCGGCTGCCAGGAGAGCCTCACGCACCGCGCGCTTGTCCGGAGGGGTTTGCGGCGAAATAAGTCCTGAAGCGACCGCCGCCGCGTAAAATACCCCGTCATAGCAGCACAGGGTGTTGTCCAGGTCGACGCCCAGGATCACAAAGGTTCTCCCATAATCGTCAGTAAATGCGTGGCCATTCCCGCCGCGTCCAGGCCTAGGCGCTGCCGGTACCATTGTTGTCCACCGGCGGCGCACAAGAAAGTATCCGGTGTGCCAAAGCGCGCCAGTCGCGGCATTCGTCCCCCCCGGGACGCGAAAAATGCCGCCACGGCCTCGAAGGCTCCACCAAAGGGACCATGCTCCTCCACCACGGCCACAAGCGGGACGGTCTCGGCCAGTCGGGCCAGAAATGCCGTATCCAGGGGCTTGACCGTGGGCATGCTGGCCACGCCCGCATGGATTCCTTTTTGCTCAAGCAGTTCCGCCGCCCGCAGGACTTCAGGCAAAAGCGACCCCACCGCCAGCAGGTACACATCATCGCCTTGGCGGAGTGGCAAACAGCGTCCCAAAGCGAAATCCGGCAGGGTTTGATGCACGCAGGGTTCCCCTTTTTTCCCGACACGCAGATACACGGGGCCGTCATGGGCCAACGCCGCGCGAAGAGCCAGCCGGGTTTCCACCGGATCCCCGGCGCAGACCACCGTCATCCCCGGCAAGGAGCGCATCCAGGCGACATCTTCCAGGGCATGGTGTGTGGGGCCGAGGTTGGCATAGGAAAGGCCGCCGCCCGTGCCCACGATGACAACGGGCAGATGTTGATAGCAGATGTCCACCCGGATCTGTTCAAGGCAGCGGGCGGTATTGAAGGCGGCGATGGTATAGGTGACGGGACGCAGGCCACAAAGCGCCATGCCCGCCGCCACACCGGTCATGTTGGCTTCGGCTATGCCGCAATTATAGAAGCGATCGGGGAAGTTTGCCTTGAACGTGTCGAACATCCGGTTCCCGATGTCTCCAGACAAGAGTGTCACGCGGGAGTCCTGCCGGGCTAGCGCCAGCATCTCGTCGGCAAAGGCGTTTCTCATTGTCCCAAAAGCTCCTTGCCCGCCAAGGCCGTTTCCTCGGGCGTGGGGATACGATAGTGCCAGTTGTTATCGTCTTCCATAAACGACACGCCCTTGCCTTTGACCGTACGAGCGATCAGGACCAGGGGCCTGTCTGGATGTGTCGGCCCCCGCCGCAACAGTTCCCGTAGATGCCAGACATCGTGCCCGTCCACATCCAGAGCTTCCCAGCCGAAAGCCCGGAATTTTTCCGCCAATGGCTCGGCGGCAAGAATTTCGGCGGTGCGCCCTGTCCCCTGCCAACCATTGCCGTCCACAATCGCCACGAGGTTGCCGCACTGCCGGGCGACGGCCAGCATGACCGCTTCCCACACGGTGCCCTCATTGCATTCGCCATCGCCGAGCACCACGCATACACGATATGGCGTTCCCAACTGCCGTGAGGCCAGCGCCATGCCAACTCCCATGGGCAAGGCATGTCCCAAGGAGCCCGAGGCCGCCACGGTTCCGGGCAGACAGGCAGGGCCGGGATGCTCTTGAAGGGGGCCTCCCGGCGCGAGATGGGATTCCAGATCGCGGTAGGCGCAATACCCGCGCCGGGCCAAAGTGGCGTACAACGCCACCGCCGCATGCCCCTTGCCGAGCAACAATCGGTCACTGCCTAGGGTGCATGACTCGGGCGAAAGCGCCAACCCCCCGAAATACGCGGCGACCAGAATATCCACGCAGGACAGTGAGGAGCCCACGTGCGCGATTCTGGCTTTTCCGGAGAGCGCCACGATATCGTAACGGACATGGCTGGCAATGCGTTGCAGAGCATGCGGCGTCACCTTGTCCTCGTCAAAGATACAATCGTCACCCATAATTGTTTCCTGCTTCGTGGCGCGGCCTGCGCGCCAGTCGCATTATGATGGTTTGCCAACAAGTTTACTACTATAAGTCAACAAATGCGAGGATCGATGCAACCTTACGAAGTGCTGCCAGGGAACATCCTGTTCGTGTCTTGCCAATCCCTGACGACTTGAGACAATTGGGCTCTCGTTTAGCCAAATTGTGGCCGTTGTACCCATGGCGACTATCCTGGCGTAGCATCATCCGATTTTGACTGAAAGGACATATTTCTTTTATATAATCCGTCAGGCTCGATCTGAGAACATGCGCCATGGATAAGTTAGACGTTTTTATTGCCTTATACGGATAATACCGCCTTGGCTGTGTGGAAAATCCGTCATTGCAAACTGGCTTCAGCGACGCCGGTGCGCAGGCGTTCCAAAAATGCTTCGGCCAAGGCTGTGTCGCCGAAAAATTCCGCGATCCCGATGCAACGTAACTGTGTTTCCATCAAATAATTCACACTTTGTTGTTTCCAGCCGATTTCCCGCAGCACCCGATTAGAAACGCGTTCCGTGATGTCCTGGAAGTTTTCGGCCAAGGCGGCAACGGCTGAATCCCGGGGAATGAAATATTGCACCAAGGGAATGGTCTGGTGCGTCACCGGAGAGACAAACGGCGTCGTCTTAACGGGATAGCCGGAAAGGTCATGTGCTGGAGACCCCGGCAAAACGTACACCAGCGGGGAGATGCTGATGGAGCAACCCAACTCCACGACAGTGAGGATGGTGCGGACGTTGTCGAGGATGTCCTCGGGTGTGGCGTCGGGCACGCACAGGATGATGAAAACGTGAGGCCGGAGGCCGCCGGCGAGAAGGGCTTTAATTACCTTCAGCGCTTTGTGCTTGTCGTATCCGGGCTTATTCATAATGGGGGTTCGGAGCAACCGCTCGGAAAACGATTCCACACCAAGGCTGAGCCCCGTGAAACCGGCTTGGCGCAACCGGGCAATGAGATCTATGTCCACCACGCCGCCACCACTGAGAAAGTCGATCACCCGCGCTTGGCAATGAAAGGTGACGTCGGGGTGCAGATCGCCACGGGCCTTGGCCGCGAGGATCTCCTCGCAAAATTCCCGGCTGCGCTTGCGCCAGGCCAAGAATTCGTCGTCGCTGAAAAGGAAAATTTTAGCGCCGTATTTCTGGTGGTGCCAAACGACCAGTTCGGCCACTTGGCGACCGCTTAAGTACATCCCGTTGTGCTGTTCTCCCTGGGCGGCTCGTAAAAATCTGTGTGAGCTGCAATAGCCGCAATGGCTCGGGCAGCGTGTCGCGGTATAGAGCCGTACCATCTCGGGGATGAAGCTGTTGTTGAAGGAGAGCGCTTCTGCCCGTGTGCTGTTGTCGGACCAGTAGCGCGTGTAGGGGATGTCGGATTTGAGAACCTGGTCGTAGAAAAGATCCTGGATATCTTGATGCTCCACGCGGCGGGCCTTTTGCAGCTGGATTCCCGCAGCGCCGGCGTAGGCGATGCCGGCGATCCCGGCAAACGCCTTGAAACCCTCCCGTCGGTATCCATCCAGAGCCCTGGCGATCTCCAGCATGACGTATTCGCCCAGTCCAAGCGCCACCAAATCGAAACCGGCGGCCAACACCTGTGCGTGGTTGTGGGTAGCTTCCTGCCCACCGGCCACGAACAGAACATCCTTGCCACAGCAGTCGCGAAACCGCTTGAGCACATTGATATCCTGTTCGAAACTGATGTGGGCTGTGCCAAATCCTATGATGTCGTACTCGCCTGCGGTGGCACGGCATAAAAATGTATCTATGTCATCCAGGGAGGAGTCGTAGATATCGCAGGGGATGGCAAATCCGCTCAAATAGTTTTTGATTCTGTACAAGCCAAGAGGCGGGGTGACGATAGGGGAATTATACGTCAAACCTGATGTAAGGAGCAATATGCGCATGATGGCTTATACTCACTTTCTGGAGCTTTCGATTCCAACGCGTTTAGGCTTGGTAAAGGAATTTATTTCCGGGTTATTCCTTGGGATAGGCCGCCACATACATATCAAGCCAACAATGTAAGAGCGCCTGATGCCCGGCCTCGGCCTGACCGTACGAATCCGCTGGAATCCAGAAATTCAAATCCCCCAGCTTTCTGGACAGGTTTTCCTCGCTCATGCCGGATACCGTCACGATGACGAGATCAAGGTTCTTGGCTGCGTTGATGGCGCTTATCACATTGGGAGAATTCCCGGAGCTGCTTACTGTCACCAGCATATCTCCAGAGTTGGCGAAGCGCATGAGAGGGACAGAGAAACATTCCGTGTAATTGATATCATTACTGATGGCCGTCATCAACGCGATATCGTTGAAGGCCATGGCCCGGCACGCGCAATTTTTGCTGAAATCAGCCGCCATATGGGAAGCCATGGCCGCGCTGGCTCCGTTGCCCACAAAATAGATGGTTTTTCCCGTGAGTCGAATATCATAGCACATGGCGCACCAACGCCGAAACCCCTCGTCCTGATCCAATGTCCTGTCCTTTGCCGTGACGACGAGGGCATTTAGGGTTCGGTAGAGCCGTTCGACGTATGCGCCGTAGGTTGCCAAAAAAGACGTTTTGTCCGCCTGCATAGGATGATTCCTCCAAGAGCACGCCTGGCCGGCAACGTGCTCTTCTGGTTTTTTGCAAGAAATATGCAGAAGCAAACAGCCCTGTTCCCGAAAGAGCCGACGCCGTGGTCCGCTTCCTGGCGAAGTTTTTTGGAAGTCAAAAAAATGACTACTCCAATCACCAAAAGGCGTTCGCGCCAGCCCCCGGACAAGAGAACACGGCCGTCGCTGCGCCCATGCTTCTTGCGTTGAGCCGAAGGCGAATAAACCAGCCCCATAGGGAAGGAAGTGAGGTACCTGTACCTTACCTGTCCTGCCTTCGCGCACACTGTCATTGTTCAAGCCTTTTTTGTCAGTAATGTTATCGGACCGCATTGGCTGGTATTAGATCGTTTACGCTTATTTCTGATTATATATACTGGTATAGGTTGACATTGGCTGCCAATAACTCGTAGAAACAGTTTTCAAATGACCAGGAGCGACGCATGGCTAAACCGGGCCGAATTGAGAGATGCATGGGGCGTGTCGAATTTAGGGCCGCTGAGGAAGAAATATTGCATATGCACAGGATGGGATATGCAAACAAACACATCTACGCCAAATTGGCAGAAGAGGGAAAGCTGAGCTTGGCGTATTCCACGTTCAATGGCCATCTTCGAAAGCTATTACAAGCCAAAAGTCCAACGCATCCTGACAAAAAACCGACTCTCATAGTTGATAAAGAAGCATCGATGGTTTTTACTATACCTTCTAACGGAAATATTTGATTCGTTAAATTTTAGAAAGAGATCCTTCTTGTCCCGCATCGCGGAGGATTGTAAGCGTGAGTCCGCCCAGGCTGTTGGCCGTTTCGGCCCTATGGCCACGCCATCCCTGGCCATTGAAAGCCTCAATAACTTGGTGAAGAATATCGTGATGAAAAAAAGATCTTTTAAACGGATTTCTCTCTTTAAGGGCGTTCACGCTGCCAGTCGCCGGCAAGAAAGCAATAATGAGACGACTCGTGCTTAAAGGCCTTCTCCCCATGATCTGTATCGCCCTGTCAAATCGTTCGTTGTCTAGCCCAAACAGACAAGACCAAAACCGGGCAGTTTTGCTTTTTCGTTGGCTTTTCCCGGTTATTTTTTTGCTGGGAAGCGTTGGAGCCAACGCGGCCACGGTTGGCCGTACGCTGACATTCCCGCTGGCAGACGATGTCGTCCAGCGCGGCCCGTCAGAAACGGCGGATGTGCATTTCAGTCTGTCTCCCGGCAATAATCCGGTGCGCGTGCAGCTGATCCCGGCAGACAAGGCCTTCGCCCCGAATAACATCCGCGAAATTTCCGTGCCGGCAGGAACGATACGAGGCGTCTTCCCCGCCGTACCAGGTGGATTCTACAGCCTGTGCCTCAAAGGCCGGCCAAATACCTGCCGGCATGTGGGCGTGGGCGAAATTTTCCTGGTCGCCGGACAATCCAACGCCGTTAGCGTCGCCGATCCCGGAAAGCCTGTCGTTTCCGAGACCGGACGCGTGGCGGTCAGCGTCCATCATGGAAATGATCCCGAGCATGCCAACGAACCGCCGGGAACTGAGACGCTGCATTTCGTCACCAAGGACCATCCGACCATGGTCGGCGTTTGCTGGGTTCGTCTAGGGGATCTGCTCGTGCAAAAATACAAGGTTCCCATCGGATTCGTATTGGTGGCGAGAAGCGCCACCAATACCGAGTGTTGGAATCCCGCCGGTGGTATCTGCTGGGGACCAGCGGCCAAAGCTTTGGCCGCACGCCGTTTTCGGGCTGTGCTGTGGCACCAGGGCGAATCCGACGTCATGGCTGGTTTCCCC harbors:
- a CDS encoding SDR family oxidoreductase; the protein is MTLDRAYIIGGDSQIGRAIGAALRACEVPCRVTTRRERPLQEGEDFLDLAAETFAWQPREQGGPDAVAFVCAGATSLEFCRTNPEASRRINVDQTMILVRTLAASGYRPILFSTNMVFDGTAVLPTPQTPTCPLSEYGRQKRDVERLVQDQIPGALILRLGKVLLPDMPLFVRWLEQWRRGELVRAFEDLFLAPLPLAALLDVTLRLAAKGVAGVWHLCPAEQCSYVDAARWLAARAGCDMALVEPDTAARAGIVPEHRPRYVALDSAATEAFCGLRLPTPQEALGTIRCDHR
- a CDS encoding radical SAM/SPASM domain-containing protein, whose translation is MSGIVLPSFPPYFMLETTRLCNAKCVHCPNKGIEKTTPFLSDALFEKIAMELGHHSQEITQVAIFINGEPLLDKKLPERIQRLKELGVPRVIFSTNGSLLDETAARRILEAGLDDLDITLNSMDAAKYEAIRVGLKHAVVVANIHNFLRLRDAIRPTCTVRVRTEAHPLLTKEDIDTWLAYWRRHVGPNDSVYAKKMHNWGNQMPEAVESSSQTSAPCPILWSTFNISTNGDVGICCLDYRPNHLLGNVGENTIEEIWHGEAYAAIREKHAIGRRDAVPMCRNCSIWDDDQKIF
- a CDS encoding class I SAM-dependent methyltransferase; its protein translation is MPYKDFLTDLHTSTKRDYLKRMTEYPKAESITVAKRFDKDFWDGDRRFGYGGYRYDGRWRSVAENIAAYYGLKAGSRVLDVGCGKAFLLYELTQAVPGLDVAGIDISQYALDTAKEEIRDCLQVADANSLPFEDNSFDLVISLNTLHNLFCPDLYKALKEMERVSRKDKYLVVESYRNEQEKVNLMCWVLTGECFFAPHEWEWWMQLTGYTGDYSFIYFE
- a CDS encoding radical SAM protein produces the protein MISDEYSPYKIVHHQDRLDMLRQGRQPPPLQMHLELTSHCNQNCIYCCFRSQAHGFHTAPLNVTVPTAKILETLASARDLGVKALQLAGPGEPTLHQDFRTIITTAKEYGLEIGLITNGSMLRRHSDILSDIAWVRVSMDAANAAAHAKIHSCGEHVFGEIVAGIQELVARKGPAIVGVAWLVLQENVDSVYEGCRFYRQLGVNNIRYSSLVADVDDPSYRELCRQGHAQAKQGKTDFETEDFLVFNSIETRANMIQEALLDEFCPFKELSCHVAVDQNVYMCCTNAYSAAGKVGTIQDKTFAQLWNSPEKQRLFSRHSPRRMCPSSCWFKEKNAFINYCLKSNPQHVNFIG
- a CDS encoding HAD family hydrolase, coding for MILGVDLDNTLCCYDGVFYAAAVASGLISPQTPPDKRAVREALLAADREEDWTRLQGEVYGPGMAQAKPFPGAKDCLAALTAQGVSVHVVSHRTRHPHRGPQYDLHAAALRWLEVNGFFDPAVLSREAVFLETSAADKVARIAALGCSHFIDDLPRIFTHPGFPQGVVRILLGEVAGDDWRRFSSWWDMALFLQGELS
- a CDS encoding transketolase family protein, whose translation is MRNAFADEMLALARQDSRVTLLSGDIGNRMFDTFKANFPDRFYNCGIAEANMTGVAAGMALCGLRPVTYTIAAFNTARCLEQIRVDICYQHLPVVIVGTGGGLSYANLGPTHHALEDVAWMRSLPGMTVVCAGDPVETRLALRAALAHDGPVYLRVGKKGEPCVHQTLPDFALGRCLPLRQGDDVYLLAVGSLLPEVLRAAELLEQKGIHAGVASMPTVKPLDTAFLARLAETVPLVAVVEEHGPFGGAFEAVAAFFASRGGRMPRLARFGTPDTFLCAAGGQQWYRQRLGLDAAGMATHLLTIMGEPL
- a CDS encoding transketolase, which gives rise to MGDDCIFDEDKVTPHALQRIASHVRYDIVALSGKARIAHVGSSLSCVDILVAAYFGGLALSPESCTLGSDRLLLGKGHAAVALYATLARRGYCAYRDLESHLAPGGPLQEHPGPACLPGTVAASGSLGHALPMGVGMALASRQLGTPYRVCVVLGDGECNEGTVWEAVMLAVARQCGNLVAIVDGNGWQGTGRTAEILAAEPLAEKFRAFGWEALDVDGHDVWHLRELLRRGPTHPDRPLVLIARTVKGKGVSFMEDDNNWHYRIPTPEETALAGKELLGQ
- a CDS encoding B12-binding domain-containing radical SAM protein encodes the protein MRILLLTSGLTYNSPIVTPPLGLYRIKNYLSGFAIPCDIYDSSLDDIDTFLCRATAGEYDIIGFGTAHISFEQDINVLKRFRDCCGKDVLFVAGGQEATHNHAQVLAAGFDLVALGLGEYVMLEIARALDGYRREGFKAFAGIAGIAYAGAAGIQLQKARRVEHQDIQDLFYDQVLKSDIPYTRYWSDNSTRAEALSFNNSFIPEMVRLYTATRCPSHCGYCSSHRFLRAAQGEQHNGMYLSGRQVAELVVWHHQKYGAKIFLFSDDEFLAWRKRSREFCEEILAAKARGDLHPDVTFHCQARVIDFLSGGGVVDIDLIARLRQAGFTGLSLGVESFSERLLRTPIMNKPGYDKHKALKVIKALLAGGLRPHVFIILCVPDATPEDILDNVRTILTVVELGCSISISPLVYVLPGSPAHDLSGYPVKTTPFVSPVTHQTIPLVQYFIPRDSAVAALAENFQDITERVSNRVLREIGWKQQSVNYLMETQLRCIGIAEFFGDTALAEAFLERLRTGVAEASLQ
- a CDS encoding SIS domain-containing protein, with the translated sequence MQADKTSFLATYGAYVERLYRTLNALVVTAKDRTLDQDEGFRRWCAMCYDIRLTGKTIYFVGNGASAAMASHMAADFSKNCACRAMAFNDIALMTAISNDINYTECFSVPLMRFANSGDMLVTVSSSGNSPNVISAINAAKNLDLVIVTVSGMSEENLSRKLGDLNFWIPADSYGQAEAGHQALLHCWLDMYVAAYPKE
- a CDS encoding TraK family protein; the encoded protein is MAKPGRIERCMGRVEFRAAEEEILHMHRMGYANKHIYAKLAEEGKLSLAYSTFNGHLRKLLQAKSPTHPDKKPTLIVDKEASMVFTIPSNGNI
- a CDS encoding sialate O-acetylesterase, which codes for MICIALSNRSLSSPNRQDQNRAVLLFRWLFPVIFLLGSVGANAATVGRTLTFPLADDVVQRGPSETADVHFSLSPGNNPVRVQLIPADKAFAPNNIREISVPAGTIRGVFPAVPGGFYSLCLKGRPNTCRHVGVGEIFLVAGQSNAVSVADPGKPVVSETGRVAVSVHHGNDPEHANEPPGTETLHFVTKDHPTMVGVCWVRLGDLLVQKYKVPIGFVLVARSATNTECWNPAGGICWGPAAKALAARRFRAVLWHQGESDVMAGFPMEKSLANMRAMITASREIQPNIPWIVARNSLKNATPYAEQAVRRAQETLIASGTVRPGPDTDVLRDHPGWVGVADFGPDARKRCGELWFAPVDALLSENVTHMKRHAP